One Chanodichthys erythropterus isolate Z2021 chromosome 10, ASM2448905v1, whole genome shotgun sequence DNA segment encodes these proteins:
- the dhrs13a.1 gene encoding dehydrogenase/reductase SDR family member 13 codes for MFTVLLICGGLVGFYLLLCATVFKLPKCKSTAKLHGKTVVVTGANTGIGKATALDLARRGARVILACRDESRAQAAVTDIQMETGNKEVLYMHLDLASLKSVRSFAENFLKKESRLDILINNAGLVIDGKTEDGFGKIFGVNHLGHFLLTLLLLERLKECGPSRVVTVSSMAHWWGKIDFNCINTHKDLGLGNSTLDLLKLYGHSKLCNVLFTHELAKRLQGTKVTCYSLHPGAIKTEIGRHSNLWWRLIMAPFLLLFFSDVDSGAQTSLHCALQEGLEPLSGRYFSSCAVQNGPAKARDDATAKKLWEVSERLVGLA; via the exons ATGTTTACCGTTCTGCTTATTTGCGGAGGACTCGTAGGGTTTTACCTGCTGCTGTGCGCGACGGTGTTTAAACTGCCAAAATGCAAAAGTACAGCCAAACTGCACGGGAAGACGGTGGTCGTGACTG GAGCCAACACGGGTATCGGCAAAGCCACCGCGCTGGATCTGGCGAGAAGAGGAGCTCGTGTGATTCTAGCCTGCAGGGATGAAAGCAGAGCTCAGGCTGCTGTCACAGACATCCAGATG GAAACGGGAAACAAAGAGGTGTTGTATATGCACTTGGATCTGGCCAGTCTAAAGTCTGTGAGGTCTTTCGCCGAAAACTTTCTCAAGAAAGAATCCAGATTAGACATTCTTATCAACAATGCAG gaCTTGTAATTGATGGCAAGACTGAGGATGGCTTTGGAAAGATCTTTGGCGTCAATCACCTTGGTCACTTCCTGTTAACCCTCCTGCTGCTGGAACGGTTAAAAGAGTGCGGCCCCAGCAGAGTTGTGACTGTATCTTCAATGGCCCATTGGTGGGGGAAAATCGATTTCAACTGCATCAACACTCATAAAGATTTGGGTTTAGGAAATTCAACATTGGACTTACTGAAGTTGTACGGTCACAGCAAACTCTGCAACGTCCTCTTCACACACGAGCTGGCCAAGAGACTCCAAGGCACAAAAGTCACCTGCTACAGTCTTCATCCAG ggGCCATCAAAACAGAAATCGGTCGTCACAGCAATCTATGGTGGCGGCTGATCATGGCACCAtttttgctgcttttcttttcGGATGTGGATTCTGGAGCTCAGACGTCTCTTCACTGTGCACTTCAAGAGGGTCTTGAGCCCCTGAGTGGACGCTACTTCTCTAGCTGTGCAGTGCAGAATGGTCCTGCTAAAGCCAGAGATGATGCAACAGCCAAAAAGCTTTGGGAAGTCAGTGAGAGGCTTGTTGGTTTAGCATGA
- the dhrs13a.2 gene encoding dehydrogenase/reductase SDR family member 13a.2: protein MFHLIIAAALLAALYVVLVETLFKKSKCKGTADMTGKTAIITGGNTGIGKATALDLAGRGVRVILACRNQKKAEAAINDIKKATGSNDILFMKLDLGSLKSVRAFAANFLKSESRLDLLINNAGLVADGQTEDGFGIEFGVNHLGHFLLTCLLLDRLKESPAARVITLSSMAHRWGKIDFDSLIATKDLGSGRYSWQFFQAYCNSKLCNVLFTHELAKRLKGTNVTCYSVHPGVVKTELSRHVSLWQKVFIEPVARLLFLDPKTGAQTTLHCAVQEGIEHFSGRYFSCCAVEEVSAKAKDDAVAKKLWEVSEQLSGLS from the exons ATGTTTCATCTCATCATCGCCGCTGCTCTCCTCGCAGCTCTCTATGTCGTCTTGGTGGAGACTTTGTTTAAGAAGTCCAAATGTAAAGGAACCGCTGATATGACGGGGAAAACGGCCATCATTACAG GCGGGAATACCGGTATCGGTAAAGCCACAGCTCTGGATCTGGCTGGTCGTGGAGTAAGAGTAATTCTAGCCTGCAGAAACCAGAAGAAAGCTGAGGCAGCTATAAATGACATCAAGAAG GCCACAGGAAGCAATGATATCCTGTTCATGAAGCTTGATCTTGGAAGTCTCAAATCTGTGCGAGCTTTTGCTGCTAACTTCCTCAAATCTGAGTCGAGACTGGATCTGCTCATTAATAATGCAG GTcttgttgcggatggtcaaacTGAGGATGGTTTTGGCATAGAGTTTGGTGTCAACCATCTTGGACATTTCCTGCTCACATGTCTTCTGCTGGACCGTCTGAAGGAGAGTCCTGCTGCTCGGGTCATCACTCTATCCTCCATGGCCCATCGCTGGGGCAAGATTGATTTTGATTCTCTTATCGCCACCAAAGACCTGGGGTCAGGGAGATACAGCTGGCAGTTCTTCCAGGCCTACTGCAACAGCAAACTCTGCAACGTCCTGTTCACTCATGAACTGGCCAAAAGATTGAAGGGCACTAATGTCACCTGCTACAGTGTTCATCCAG GTGTTGTAAAGACCGAGCTTTCCCGCCATGTGAGTCTCTGGCAGAAAGTGTTTATCGAGCCAGTGGCTAGACTGCTGTTCCTGGACCCCAAAACTGGAGCCCAAACGACTCTTCATTGTGCCGTTCAGGAAGGAATTGAGCATTTCAGTGGACGTTATTTCTCATGCTGCGCTGTGGAGGAAGTCAGTGCCAAAGCCAAAGATGACGCGGTGGCCAAAAAGCTTTGGGAAGTCAGTGAACAACTGAGCGGTCTTTCATAA